In the Astatotilapia calliptera chromosome 5, fAstCal1.2, whole genome shotgun sequence genome, one interval contains:
- the LOC113022492 gene encoding AMP deaminase 2-like isoform X4 — protein sequence MEEKYKEIAEELFTRSMTESEMRSAPYEFPEDSPIEQLEERRHRLERQISQDIKLEPEILLRAKQDFMKIDSAADLELMKDESVDTVDDAVKEREMPMEYQRVSISGEEKCGVPFTDLVDAAKCVVKALFIREKYINRSLQNFCKTTAHALQDLGMKTLDLGIYEDVPETPVDADAPVHPPVSETHPYDNQDPNNMPPDTGYGCKMVDGVVHVYTKKTNMDKSGELDLPYPDLKEYIADMNVMMALIINGPVKSFCYRRLQYLSSKFQMHILLNEMKELAAQKKVPHRDFYNIRKVDTHIHASSCMNQKHLLRFIKRAMKKYPEEIVHIERGRGQTLKEVFESMNLTAFDLSVDTLDMHADRNTFHRFDKFNAKYNPIGESILREIFIKTDNYIEGKYFAHIIKEVMFDLEESKYQNSELRLSIYGRSRDEWDKLAQWAVKHSVYSDNVRWLVQVPRLFDVYHTKKQLANFQEMLENIFMPLFEVTINPRSHPELHLLLEHVVGFDSVDDESKPEHHIFNLDSPLPANWTEEDNPPYSYYLYYTYANMSVLNHLRRRRGFHTFVLRPHCGEAGPIHHLVSGFMLSENISHGLLLRKAPVLQYLYYLAQVGIAMSPLSNNSLFLSYHRNPLPEYLSRGLMVSLSTDDPLQFHFTKEPLMEEYSIATQVWKLSSCDMCELARNSVLMSGFSHKAKSYWLGPNYAKEGPESNDIRRTNVPDIRVAYRSETLTEELQLITHAVRTDELDAIDEEDSLTMGSFPGRR from the exons ATGGAGGAAAAGTACAAAGAGATTGCTGAG GAGCTGTTCACACGCAGCATGACAGAGAGCGAGATGCGCAGTGCTCCGTATGAGTTCCCGGAGGACAGTCCCATCGAACAGCTGGAGGAAAGACGTCATCGCCTGGAGAGGCAGATCAGCCAGGATATTAA GCTTGAGCCAGAGATCTTGCTCCGTGCCAAACAGGACTTcatgaaaatcgacagtgctgCAGACCTAGA GTTAATGAAAGATGAAAGTGTGGACACTGTTGATGATGCCGTTAAGGAGCGAGAAATGCCGATGGAGTACCAGCGGGTCTCAATATCTGGAGAGGAAAAGTGTGGG GTGCCCTTCACTGACCTAGTAGATGCTGCCAAGTGTGTTGTGAAGGCACTATTTATCCGGGAGAAGTACATAAACCGTTCCCTGCAGAACTTTTGTAAGACTACAGCTCATGCCTTGCAGGACCTTGGGATGAAGACTCTGGATCTGGGAATTTATGAAGATGTACCAGAGACCCCTGTAGATGCTg atgCCCCGGTCCATCcaccagtttctgaaacacacCCTTACGACAATCAGGACCCCAATAACATGCCACCAGACACAGGATATGGTTGCAAGATGGTAGACGGGGTAGTCCATGTCTACACTAAGAAAACCAATATGGACAA AAGTGGAGAACTTGACCTGCCGTATCCTGACCTTAAAGAGTATATTGCAGACATGAATGTGATGATGGCTCTTATTATCAATGGGCCAGt GAAGTCTTTCTGCTACCGTCGCCTGCAGTACCTAAGCTCTAAATTTCAAATGCACATCCTTCTGAACGAGATGAAGGAGCTGGCAGCTCAGAAGAAAGTTCCTCATAGAGACTTCTACAACATCAGAAAG gtggacacacacatacacgcctCATCCTGCATGAACCAGAAGCACCTGCTGAGATTCATTAAGAGAGCCATGAAGAAATATCCCGAGGAGATCGTTCACATTGAGCGTGGGCGTGGTCAGACCCTCAAGGAGGTTTTTGAGAGCATGAACCTGACTGCTTTCGATTTGAGTGTAGACACGCTTGACATGCACGCG GACCGTAACACATTTCATCGGTTTGACAAGTTCAACGCCAAATACAACCCCATCGGAGAATCCATCCTCAGAGAGATCTTCATCAAGACAGACAACTACATCGAAGGGAAATATTTTGCACATATAATTAAG GAGGTGATGTTTGACCTGGAAGAGAGCAAGTACCAGAACTCTGAGCTCCGTCTGTCCATCTACGGCCGCTCTAGAGATGAATGGGACAAGTTGGCTCAGTGGGCTGTCAAGCACAGCGTGTATTCTGATAATGTGCGCTGGCTTGTCCAGGTGCCCCGTTTGTT TGACGTGTACCACACAAAGAAGCAGCTGGCTAATTTCCAGGAGATGCTGGAGAACATCTTCATGCCTCTGTTTGAAGTCACAATCAACCCCCGTAGTCATCCTGAGCTGCATCTCCTCTTGGAGCAT GTGGTGGGCTTTGACAGCGTGGACGATGAGTCCAAACCTGAGCACCACATTTTTAATCTCGACAGTCCGCTTCCAGCAAACTGGACAGAAGAAGACAACCCACCCTACTCTTACTACCTCTACTACACCTATGCCAACATGAGTGTTCTCAACCACCTGCGAAG ACGGCGAGGTTTCCATACGTTTGTGCTGCGACCTCACTGTGGGGAAGCGGGGCCGATCCACCACCTGGTGTCGGGtttcatgctgtcagagaacATCTCTCATGGTCTGCTGCTCAGAAAG GCTCCAGTGCTGCAGTATCTTTATTACCTTGCTCAAGTCGGCATTGCCATGTCACCACTGAGCAACAACAGCCTGTTCCTCAGTTACCACCGCAACCCACTGCCAGAGTATCTGTCCAGAGGCCTTATGGTCTCCCTGTCCACCGATGATCCTCTCCAGTTCCACTTTACCAAG GAACCTCTGATGGAGGAGTACAGCATTGCCACTCAAGTGTGGAAACTAAGTTCATGTGACATGTGTGAGCTGGCAAGAAACAGTGTCCTCATGAGTGGATTTTCACACAAG GCCAAAAGCTACTGGTTGGGTCCAAATTACGCTAAGGAGGGTCCTGAGAGCAACGACATCCGCCGCACCAATGTCCCGGACATCCGCGTGGCGTACCGAAGCGAGACGCTCACCGAGGAGCTTCAGCTCATCACTCACGCTGTGCGCACGGACGAGCTGGACGCTATCGACGAGGAGGACTCTCTCACCATGGGCTCTTTCCCGGGACGGCGTTGA
- the LOC113022492 gene encoding AMP deaminase 2-like isoform X3, with protein MSVDLCGASGPKPLKTQRSLPGTPVSLAHCPIDLRTSMEEKYKEIAEELFTRSMTESEMRSAPYEFPEDSPIEQLEERRHRLERQISQDIKLEPEILLRAKQDFMKIDSAADLELMKDESVDTVDDAVKEREMPMEYQRVSISGEEKCGVPFTDLVDAAKCVVKALFIREKYINRSLQNFCKTTAHALQDLGMKTLDLGIYEDVPETPVDADAPVHPPVSETHPYDNQDPNNMPPDTGYGCKMVDGVVHVYTKKTNMDKSGELDLPYPDLKEYIADMNVMMALIINGPVKSFCYRRLQYLSSKFQMHILLNEMKELAAQKKVPHRDFYNIRKVDTHIHASSCMNQKHLLRFIKRAMKKYPEEIVHIERGRGQTLKEVFESMNLTAFDLSVDTLDMHADRNTFHRFDKFNAKYNPIGESILREIFIKTDNYIEGKYFAHIIKEVMFDLEESKYQNSELRLSIYGRSRDEWDKLAQWAVKHSVYSDNVRWLVQVPRLFDVYHTKKQLANFQEMLENIFMPLFEVTINPRSHPELHLLLEHVVGFDSVDDESKPEHHIFNLDSPLPANWTEEDNPPYSYYLYYTYANMSVLNHLRRRRGFHTFVLRPHCGEAGPIHHLVSGFMLSENISHGLLLRKAPVLQYLYYLAQVGIAMSPLSNNSLFLSYHRNPLPEYLSRGLMVSLSTDDPLQFHFTKEPLMEEYSIATQVWKLSSCDMCELARNSVLMSGFSHKAKSYWLGPNYAKEGPESNDIRRTNVPDIRVAYRSETLTEELQLITHAVRTDELDAIDEEDSLTMGSFPGRR; from the exons ATCTTTGCGGTGCATCTGGGCCCAAACCCCTCAAAACCCAGCGATCCCTTCCAGGGACGCCTGTTTCTCTCGCACACTGCCCAATCGACCTGCGCACATCAATGGAGGAAAAGTACAAAGAGATTGCTGAG GAGCTGTTCACACGCAGCATGACAGAGAGCGAGATGCGCAGTGCTCCGTATGAGTTCCCGGAGGACAGTCCCATCGAACAGCTGGAGGAAAGACGTCATCGCCTGGAGAGGCAGATCAGCCAGGATATTAA GCTTGAGCCAGAGATCTTGCTCCGTGCCAAACAGGACTTcatgaaaatcgacagtgctgCAGACCTAGA GTTAATGAAAGATGAAAGTGTGGACACTGTTGATGATGCCGTTAAGGAGCGAGAAATGCCGATGGAGTACCAGCGGGTCTCAATATCTGGAGAGGAAAAGTGTGGG GTGCCCTTCACTGACCTAGTAGATGCTGCCAAGTGTGTTGTGAAGGCACTATTTATCCGGGAGAAGTACATAAACCGTTCCCTGCAGAACTTTTGTAAGACTACAGCTCATGCCTTGCAGGACCTTGGGATGAAGACTCTGGATCTGGGAATTTATGAAGATGTACCAGAGACCCCTGTAGATGCTg atgCCCCGGTCCATCcaccagtttctgaaacacacCCTTACGACAATCAGGACCCCAATAACATGCCACCAGACACAGGATATGGTTGCAAGATGGTAGACGGGGTAGTCCATGTCTACACTAAGAAAACCAATATGGACAA AAGTGGAGAACTTGACCTGCCGTATCCTGACCTTAAAGAGTATATTGCAGACATGAATGTGATGATGGCTCTTATTATCAATGGGCCAGt GAAGTCTTTCTGCTACCGTCGCCTGCAGTACCTAAGCTCTAAATTTCAAATGCACATCCTTCTGAACGAGATGAAGGAGCTGGCAGCTCAGAAGAAAGTTCCTCATAGAGACTTCTACAACATCAGAAAG gtggacacacacatacacgcctCATCCTGCATGAACCAGAAGCACCTGCTGAGATTCATTAAGAGAGCCATGAAGAAATATCCCGAGGAGATCGTTCACATTGAGCGTGGGCGTGGTCAGACCCTCAAGGAGGTTTTTGAGAGCATGAACCTGACTGCTTTCGATTTGAGTGTAGACACGCTTGACATGCACGCG GACCGTAACACATTTCATCGGTTTGACAAGTTCAACGCCAAATACAACCCCATCGGAGAATCCATCCTCAGAGAGATCTTCATCAAGACAGACAACTACATCGAAGGGAAATATTTTGCACATATAATTAAG GAGGTGATGTTTGACCTGGAAGAGAGCAAGTACCAGAACTCTGAGCTCCGTCTGTCCATCTACGGCCGCTCTAGAGATGAATGGGACAAGTTGGCTCAGTGGGCTGTCAAGCACAGCGTGTATTCTGATAATGTGCGCTGGCTTGTCCAGGTGCCCCGTTTGTT TGACGTGTACCACACAAAGAAGCAGCTGGCTAATTTCCAGGAGATGCTGGAGAACATCTTCATGCCTCTGTTTGAAGTCACAATCAACCCCCGTAGTCATCCTGAGCTGCATCTCCTCTTGGAGCAT GTGGTGGGCTTTGACAGCGTGGACGATGAGTCCAAACCTGAGCACCACATTTTTAATCTCGACAGTCCGCTTCCAGCAAACTGGACAGAAGAAGACAACCCACCCTACTCTTACTACCTCTACTACACCTATGCCAACATGAGTGTTCTCAACCACCTGCGAAG ACGGCGAGGTTTCCATACGTTTGTGCTGCGACCTCACTGTGGGGAAGCGGGGCCGATCCACCACCTGGTGTCGGGtttcatgctgtcagagaacATCTCTCATGGTCTGCTGCTCAGAAAG GCTCCAGTGCTGCAGTATCTTTATTACCTTGCTCAAGTCGGCATTGCCATGTCACCACTGAGCAACAACAGCCTGTTCCTCAGTTACCACCGCAACCCACTGCCAGAGTATCTGTCCAGAGGCCTTATGGTCTCCCTGTCCACCGATGATCCTCTCCAGTTCCACTTTACCAAG GAACCTCTGATGGAGGAGTACAGCATTGCCACTCAAGTGTGGAAACTAAGTTCATGTGACATGTGTGAGCTGGCAAGAAACAGTGTCCTCATGAGTGGATTTTCACACAAG GCCAAAAGCTACTGGTTGGGTCCAAATTACGCTAAGGAGGGTCCTGAGAGCAACGACATCCGCCGCACCAATGTCCCGGACATCCGCGTGGCGTACCGAAGCGAGACGCTCACCGAGGAGCTTCAGCTCATCACTCACGCTGTGCGCACGGACGAGCTGGACGCTATCGACGAGGAGGACTCTCTCACCATGGGCTCTTTCCCGGGACGGCGTTGA